A single window of Larimichthys crocea isolate SSNF chromosome XII, L_crocea_2.0, whole genome shotgun sequence DNA harbors:
- the ntf4 gene encoding uncharacterized protein ntf4, which translates to MHWLPLVAMVIASALPFPHNPVSRIAAATTEPGFDERREHRHEPAARLAAPPVDYNFHGKNASQTDYNVAAALSQTRTNRQNLHDRKDYMKSSVDEETSTFRVENQGSYQSNSNSGSDDSVRLDVPTEGGTLRTQDVSKDNSLPKDYNADSSSRQDYSSFVDFSKDAIQDSTERLLQVSTTETLNAVSPAAILRGQRGPEPTVPSDKLRGAPTMTTGSKSTPGAGRGLAEESLNLEAAFGLGTGLDSILEGDDMFLDAHPRVLFSPSPSPPEHPPLLLMLETGLLEEDGDREDQEDMDAHIEGHGDRAIDRSATLSWADSSKVTADVVHAVKRDKRSHLIDRRRGEKSVCESESVWVTDKTSAIDSHGQMVTILQEIQTQTGPLKQYFYETRCRQAEQRSSNTSRSKGAGAALKSIGTGVAGAGCLGVDKKQWVSECKAKQSFVRALTRDANNRTGWRWIRIDSSCVCVLLSRANQALGGKEVLTRQGRG; encoded by the coding sequence ATGCACTGGCTTCCcctggttgccatggtgattgCCTCGGCCCTGCCCTTCCCTCACAACCCCGTGTCCAGGATTGCTGCCGCGACGACAGAGCCTGGCTTTGACGAGCGCAGAGAGCACCGACATGAACCGGCTGCTCGCCTCGCGGCTCCCCCAGTGGACTACAACTTCCACGGAAAAAATGCCTCACAAACGGACTACAACGTGGCTGCTGCTCTTAGCCAAACACGCACCAACAGACAAAACCTCCACGACCGCAAGGATTACATGAAATCCTCCGTAGATGAAGAGACTTCCACGTTCAGAGTGGAGAATCAAGGAAGCTACCAATCAAATAGCAACTCAGGCAGCGATGACAGTGTCAGGTTGGATGTTCCCACAGAAGGAGGAACGCTCAGGACCCAGGATGTTTCCAAGGATAATTCTCTACCAAAGGACTACAatgctgacagcagcagcaggcaagATTACTCAAGTTTTGTGGACTTTTCCAAGGACGCTATTCAGGACTCTACGGAAAGACTGTTGCAGGTTTCTACAACGGAAACCCTTAATGCTGTCAGTCCTGCTGCTATTCTAAGAGGTCAAAGAGGACCAGAACCAACTGTTCCCTCGGACAAGCTCAGAGGTGCGCCTACAATGACGACGGGAAGCAAGTCGACACCGGGGGCTGGAAGAGGTCTTGCTGAGGAGAGCTTGAACCTGGAGGCAGCATTTGGTCTGGGGACTGGGCTGGACAGTATCTTAGAAGGAGACGATATGTTTTTGGACGCACATCCACGGGTCCTGTTCTCGCCCTCCCCGTCGCCTCCAGAACACCCACCTCTCCTGCTCATGTTGGAGACCGGCCTGCTGGAGGAGGACGGGGACAGAGAAGATCAGGAGGACATGGACGCACACATCGAGGGTCATGGGGACCGGGCGATCGACCGGAGCGCGACTCTCAGTTGGGCAGATTCGTCCAAAGTTACTGCTGATGTCGTCCACGCTGTTAAAAGGGATAAACGCTCACACTTGATCgacaggaggagaggggagaagtCGGTGTGCGAGTCGGAAAGCGTTTGGGTCACCGACAAGACGAGCGCCATCGACTCCCACGGTCAGATGGTCACCATCTTGCAGGAAATCCAAACCCAGACAGGACCACTCAAACAGTACTTCTATGAGACTCGCTGCCGCCAGGCCGAGCAGCGGAGCAGCaacaccagcaggtcaaagggCGCCGGCGCCGCGCTGAAATCAATCGGGACGGGCGTAGCCGGCGCCGGCTGCTTGGGCGTCGATAAGAAACAGTGGGTGAGCGAGTGCAAGGCCAAGCAGTCGTTCGTCCGCGCACTCACCAGAGACGCGAACAACAGAACCGGATGGAGGTGGATCCGGATCGACTCGTCCTGTGTCTGCGTGCTGCTGTCCAGAGCCAATCAGGCTCTTGGCGGGAAGGAGGTCTTGACGAGGCAGGGGAGAGGCTGA